In the genome of Persephonella sp. KM09-Lau-8, one region contains:
- the lysA gene encoding diaminopimelate decarboxylase, with translation MEESFNSYFRYKGNQLFCEDIPAKDIVAEYGTPVYIYSKKAIEDKIKQYKEAFSGYPTQICYAAKANSNLSILKIFNKHGLGLDIVSGGELYRGLKAGFPPDKIVYAGVGKTDNELIQAIDAGILSFNVESLMELDVLNELAGKLGKKANVSIRINPDVDPKTHPYISTGMKKSKFGIDMEDAEEAFLKANKLPNLNLVGIHCHIGSQIMDVSPYKEAVEKTVELVLKLQKKGINLKHIDIGGGLGIKYKPEDNPPHPRELAEAVIPVVRETGLKLLIEPGRSLIGEAGILVSQVLFLKDKGDKHFIIIDAGMNDLLRPAMYNAYHHIISVEKKKEKLVADIVGPICETGDFFALDREIDDVQRGDFLAVMSAGAYGFSMASNYNTRPRAAEVLIDGNRAYLIRERETYDYIVQPELDALNNIDGEVK, from the coding sequence AAGGCAATAGAAGACAAAATAAAGCAATACAAAGAGGCTTTTTCAGGTTATCCAACCCAGATATGTTATGCAGCAAAGGCAAACTCAAATCTATCCATTTTAAAAATATTTAATAAACATGGACTTGGGCTTGATATTGTTTCTGGAGGAGAGCTTTACAGAGGACTAAAGGCAGGATTTCCTCCAGATAAAATTGTTTATGCAGGGGTAGGTAAAACGGATAATGAATTAATTCAGGCTATTGATGCAGGAATACTTTCCTTTAATGTTGAGAGTTTAATGGAACTGGATGTTTTAAATGAACTTGCTGGAAAATTAGGTAAAAAAGCAAATGTATCTATCAGAATAAACCCTGATGTTGACCCGAAAACACATCCTTATATCTCAACAGGAATGAAAAAAAGTAAGTTTGGCATAGATATGGAAGATGCTGAAGAAGCATTTTTAAAAGCAAATAAACTGCCAAACCTTAATCTTGTTGGTATTCACTGTCATATTGGTTCACAAATTATGGATGTTTCCCCATATAAAGAAGCTGTTGAAAAAACTGTGGAACTGGTATTAAAACTACAGAAAAAAGGAATAAATCTTAAACATATAGATATTGGCGGTGGACTTGGAATTAAATACAAACCTGAAGACAATCCACCCCATCCCAGAGAGCTGGCAGAAGCAGTTATTCCAGTTGTCCGTGAAACAGGACTTAAACTGCTTATTGAACCGGGAAGGTCTTTAATAGGAGAGGCTGGCATACTGGTATCTCAGGTATTATTCCTGAAGGATAAAGGAGATAAACACTTTATCATAATAGATGCAGGTATGAATGATCTGCTCAGACCGGCAATGTATAACGCTTACCATCATATTATTTCTGTAGAAAAGAAAAAGGAAAAATTAGTGGCTGATATAGTGGGACCTATCTGTGAGACAGGAGATTTCTTTGCCCTTGATAGGGAAATAGACGATGTCCAGAGGGGAGATTTTCTTGCTGTTATGAGTGCTGGTGCCTATGGATTTTCAATGGCCTCAAACTATAACACAAGACCCAGAGCAGCAGAAGTTCTAATAGATGGCAACAGGGCATATCTGATTAGAGAAAGGGAAACTTATGACTATATTGTTCAGCCTGAATTAGATGCTTTAAATAATATAGATGGAGAGGTGAAATAG